One Deinococcus aestuarii DNA segment encodes these proteins:
- a CDS encoding chromate transporter, which translates to MTGDPVNLLEMLLAFARLGLISFGGTNVAEIERALVLQHGWIDARTLANGFALGQLMPGPNMLAVTHYGYAAAGLPGALAATLGFYGPTALLSAVAILVWQRHSAHPWVGAFRNALLPFGGGVILAGALVLARTSVTSWPAALLAGVAFLLLWRTRVNSALVVLGAAAVGAWLGL; encoded by the coding sequence ATGACGGGCGATCCGGTCAACCTCTTGGAGATGCTGCTCGCCTTCGCCCGGCTGGGCCTGATCAGCTTCGGGGGGACGAACGTGGCGGAGATCGAACGCGCCCTGGTACTCCAGCACGGCTGGATCGACGCGCGGACGCTGGCGAACGGCTTCGCGCTGGGTCAGCTCATGCCGGGGCCGAACATGCTGGCGGTGACGCACTACGGGTACGCCGCCGCCGGGTTGCCGGGCGCCCTGGCCGCCACGCTGGGCTTTTACGGCCCGACCGCGCTCCTGAGCGCCGTGGCGATCCTGGTGTGGCAGCGGCACAGCGCGCATCCGTGGGTAGGGGCGTTCCGGAACGCCCTGCTGCCCTTCGGCGGGGGCGTCATCCTTGCCGGGGCGCTCGTGCTCGCCCGCACCTCGGTCACGTCCTGGCCCGCCGCGCTGCTCGCCGGGGTCGCCTTCCTCTTGCTGTGGCGGACACGGGTGAACAGCGCCCTGGTCGTGCTGGGGGCGGCGGCGGTGGGGGCGTGGCTGGGATTGTAG
- a CDS encoding BTAD domain-containing putative transcriptional regulator — protein MAGVTTDWREHASSRRARPPQVRGAVARPRLLSLLGASRVVAVVAPAGYGKTTALAAGLPDLGRAAWLTLDADDADPQVLAAGLAVAVAGLPGGEGPGALLDAGAVPRRVAARVADVLDRSGALLVLDEAQHLAGPLTEGVLRELLGGRVALLSRTPLLGQGLTRLELSGDLTRVFAPDLAFTPAELAELLAAQGVVATGAEVRLAHAVTEGWPIAARFLAQAAAQGRVRLSALADLDGGEAQLGTLFAYLAQEVLGPLDPSLRALLTRGSVFEDLTPELIADVLEETQAGTLLGALASGGTFLTRTGDSYRAHPLLRAHLRGLLAPGEARILAARGAAYFERTGRPRQALAAHLTAGNTARAAELLAEHGGRWLDGGRVTLVERSLARVPPDAWTPALHALSGDALRLSSRYAEALAAYGRADPLARSLGEAQVALDTVQPDLAWGPLDTAQTLASGTDVARTERMRAENYLNAGDPARALALHPDLARGARYALRSGRLGDALALALDAARGEAGGARAAQNHREGLLLASFLHAVLGEPGEAARRAREGLAEGERLESLFVRSLALARLGHAEVVAGCPEDARAAYEGALTLAQDVVPRLQVEPRLGLAYLEARAGHPAPAAEHEARALAHAGGDRYVEGLTRLTAALGRLHGGDAAGALPELEAAREVFTACGDAFGTGAAALAVYAATGRAGDAPAAARAAAAFPFLLARRSLLSPTPERAARAALLARLAADAPGEEAGLRPVAHALGYGHLPRQGEVPGVDVRVQVLGRVAVTRGGQAAREWGRARARDLLALLTVHDPGLAREAAQEALFPGADPQVGERNFRVTLHALGQVLEEGVTSGTFLERGEWLRLRGGPDLTVDLWEARAHLGAPPGTPGRAGALLALPGGLADTDLEAVQAEAERYAARLPEALAAEAGHALRAARPDLAARLAERALTLDPAHEPAARALMRAHAARAHPAAAARTYAALRAALADLGLTPLPETEGLHRALTGGVRDGG, from the coding sequence ATGGCGGGCGTGACGACAGACTGGCGCGAGCACGCCTCCTCGCGGCGGGCGCGGCCTCCGCAGGTGCGGGGGGCGGTGGCGCGGCCCCGGCTGCTTTCCTTGCTGGGGGCCTCGCGGGTGGTCGCGGTGGTCGCCCCGGCGGGGTACGGCAAGACGACGGCCCTCGCCGCCGGACTGCCGGACCTCGGGCGGGCGGCGTGGCTGACCCTCGACGCGGACGACGCCGACCCGCAGGTCCTCGCGGCGGGGCTGGCGGTCGCGGTGGCGGGGCTGCCGGGGGGCGAGGGGCCCGGAGCCCTGCTCGACGCGGGGGCCGTCCCCCGGCGGGTGGCGGCTCGGGTGGCCGACGTGCTCGACCGTTCGGGCGCCCTGCTCGTCCTCGACGAGGCGCAGCACCTCGCCGGGCCGCTGACGGAGGGCGTGCTGCGCGAGCTGCTGGGAGGCCGGGTCGCCCTGCTCTCGCGCACGCCGCTCCTGGGCCAGGGCCTCACCCGGCTGGAGCTGAGCGGCGACCTCACGCGCGTCTTCGCCCCCGACCTCGCCTTTACGCCCGCCGAACTCGCCGAACTGCTCGCGGCGCAGGGGGTCGTGGCGACGGGTGCCGAGGTCCGGCTCGCCCACGCGGTCACGGAGGGGTGGCCCATCGCGGCGCGCTTTCTGGCGCAGGCGGCGGCTCAGGGGCGGGTGCGGCTCTCGGCCCTCGCCGACCTCGACGGGGGGGAAGCGCAGCTCGGCACCTTATTTGCCTACCTCGCGCAGGAGGTCCTCGGGCCGCTCGACCCCAGCCTGCGGGCGCTGCTCACGCGCGGGAGCGTCTTCGAGGACCTCACGCCCGAATTGATCGCGGACGTGCTGGAGGAGACCCAGGCGGGCACCCTGCTCGGCGCGCTGGCGAGCGGCGGCACCTTCCTGACGCGGACGGGGGACAGCTACCGCGCCCACCCCCTGCTGCGGGCGCACCTGCGCGGCCTGCTCGCCCCCGGTGAGGCCCGGATCCTCGCGGCGCGCGGCGCGGCCTACTTCGAGCGGACGGGGCGGCCGCGGCAAGCGCTCGCCGCGCACCTCACGGCGGGCAACACCGCCCGGGCGGCCGAACTCCTCGCCGAGCACGGGGGCCGCTGGCTCGACGGGGGCCGGGTCACCCTGGTCGAGCGCAGCCTCGCCCGGGTGCCGCCCGATGCCTGGACGCCCGCCCTGCACGCCCTGTCGGGAGACGCCCTGCGGCTCTCGTCCCGCTACGCCGAGGCGCTGGCGGCCTACGGGCGGGCGGACCCCCTGGCGCGCTCACTCGGCGAGGCGCAGGTGGCCCTCGACACCGTGCAGCCGGACCTCGCGTGGGGGCCGCTGGACACGGCGCAGACCCTGGCGAGCGGGACCGACGTGGCGCGAACAGAGCGGATGCGGGCGGAGAATTATCTCAACGCGGGTGACCCGGCGCGGGCGCTCGCCCTGCACCCCGACCTGGCGCGGGGCGCGCGCTACGCCCTGCGTTCCGGGCGGCTCGGGGACGCGCTCGCGCTCGCGCTGGACGCCGCCCGGGGTGAGGCGGGGGGGGCGCGGGCGGCGCAAAACCACCGCGAGGGGCTGCTGCTCGCCAGCTTCCTGCACGCGGTCCTCGGCGAGCCGGGGGAGGCCGCCCGCCGCGCCCGCGAGGGGCTGGCCGAGGGCGAGCGGCTGGAGAGCCTCTTCGTGCGCTCGCTCGCCCTGGCACGGCTGGGCCACGCGGAGGTGGTGGCGGGTTGCCCGGAGGACGCGCGGGCCGCCTACGAGGGGGCGCTGACCCTCGCGCAGGACGTGGTGCCCCGCCTCCAGGTCGAGCCGCGCCTGGGGCTGGCCTACCTGGAGGCGCGGGCCGGACACCCCGCCCCCGCCGCCGAGCACGAGGCCCGGGCCCTGGCCCACGCGGGCGGCGACCGCTATGTGGAGGGCCTGACCCGGCTCACGGCCGCGCTCGGGCGGCTGCACGGGGGGGACGCGGCGGGGGCGCTGCCCGAATTGGAGGCGGCGCGCGAGGTCTTCACCGCCTGCGGGGACGCCTTCGGGACGGGGGCGGCGGCGCTGGCCGTGTACGCGGCGACCGGCCGGGCGGGGGACGCCCCGGCGGCGGCGCGGGCCGCCGCCGCCTTCCCCTTCCTGCTCGCCCGGCGCTCGCTGCTCTCCCCCACCCCCGAGCGCGCCGCCCGGGCGGCGCTCCTCGCCCGGCTCGCGGCGGACGCGCCCGGGGAAGAGGCGGGGCTGCGGCCCGTCGCGCACGCGCTGGGCTACGGTCATCTGCCCCGCCAGGGCGAGGTGCCCGGGGTGGACGTGCGGGTCCAGGTGCTCGGGCGGGTGGCCGTCACGCGGGGGGGACAGGCGGCGCGCGAGTGGGGCCGCGCCCGCGCCCGCGACCTCCTCGCCCTGCTCACCGTCCACGACCCGGGGCTGGCGCGCGAGGCGGCGCAGGAGGCCCTTTTCCCGGGGGCCGATCCCCAGGTGGGCGAGCGCAACTTCCGGGTGACCCTGCACGCGCTCGGGCAGGTGCTGGAGGAGGGGGTGACGAGCGGCACCTTCCTGGAGCGCGGCGAGTGGCTGCGGCTGAGGGGCGGGCCGGACCTGACGGTGGACCTGTGGGAGGCCCGGGCGCACCTCGGTGCCCCCCCCGGCACCCCGGGCCGCGCCGGGGCCCTCCTCGCCCTGCCGGGGGGCCTGGCCGACACCGACCTGGAGGCGGTGCAGGCCGAGGCCGAACGCTACGCCGCCCGGCTGCCCGAGGCGCTGGCGGCGGAGGCGGGCCATGCCCTGCGCGCCGCCCGACCCGACCTCGCCGCGCGGCTGGCAGAGCGCGCGCTGACCCTCGACCCCGCGCACGAGCCCGCCGCCCGCGCCCTGATGCGCGCCCACGCCGCCCGCGCCCACCCCGCCGCCGCCGCCCGGACCTACGCCGCCCTGCGCGCCGCCCTCGCGGACCTCGGCCTGACTCCCCTGCCCGAGACGGAAGGGCTGCACCGGGCGCTGACGGGCGGAGTGAGGGACGGGGGATGA
- a CDS encoding 3-hydroxybutyrate dehydrogenase, whose amino-acid sequence MTSPETRAALVTGGTSGIGLAIARRLQRDGLRVAVLDLDRPQARGVASEHGLTFIPGDLTRREDCVRAVEGAVAALGGLDVLVNNAGFQHIDPIAEFPEDTWDAMLHVMLTAPFLLSKYAWAHLTRSGQGRIINVASIHGHVASPYKSAYISAKHGLIGLTRTAALEAGDQGLTVNALCPAYVRTPLVDRQIRDQARTRGMSEEEVEGKVLLEAAAIKRLLDPEDVAALASYVASPAAWGMTGAVLDLDLGWTAR is encoded by the coding sequence ATGACTTCCCCAGAAACGCGCGCCGCCCTCGTCACGGGGGGCACGAGCGGTATCGGCCTCGCCATCGCCCGGCGCCTTCAGCGTGACGGCCTGCGGGTCGCGGTCCTCGACCTCGACCGGCCCCAGGCGCGCGGGGTCGCCTCGGAACACGGCCTGACCTTCATTCCCGGCGACCTCACCCGCCGCGAGGACTGCGTGCGGGCGGTCGAGGGGGCGGTCGCCGCGCTCGGTGGGCTCGACGTGCTCGTGAACAACGCGGGGTTCCAGCACATCGACCCCATCGCCGAGTTTCCCGAGGACACCTGGGACGCCATGCTCCACGTGATGCTGACCGCGCCCTTCCTGCTCAGCAAGTACGCCTGGGCGCACCTCACCCGCAGCGGGCAGGGCCGGATCATCAACGTGGCGAGCATCCACGGGCACGTCGCCAGCCCCTACAAGAGCGCCTACATCAGCGCCAAGCACGGATTGATCGGCCTGACGCGCACGGCGGCGCTGGAGGCGGGGGACCAGGGCCTCACCGTCAACGCGCTCTGCCCCGCCTACGTCCGCACGCCCCTGGTCGATAGGCAGATCAGGGATCAGGCCCGCACCCGCGGCATGAGCGAGGAGGAGGTCGAGGGCAAAGTCCTGCTCGAAGCCGCCGCCATCAAGAGACTGCTCGACCCGGAGGACGTGGCCGCCCTCGCCAGCTACGTCGCCAGCCCCGCCGCCTGGGGGATGACGGGGGCGGTGCTCGACCTCGACCTGGGGTGGACGGCGCGGTAG
- a CDS encoding polysaccharide deacetylase family protein, whose protein sequence is MRRRPLVWLSALLLSVPPLPTARAQAAPALPGQAQPVAPGTRPAPGVPTLTLTPPVPGVERVEVLGNGYIEVAHALLTLTPEERAGARSLAGEVVRRVFAARPGLVEVDVSVYDKATYAGFGGPPPLLTASVPRTRLNDFETWVSGQGDYERAWVEPESRPTFRVPDLVREVLQFFSPRPEGQSQAAQSRAAVELTSARVLGGLRGGLLFKGRRDAGRVAALTFDDAPHPMYEPLLLDLLRRTGDRATFFVIGRNARAYPYFVRDMVAGGHEVGNHTYDHVRLPPLSLAAATDEMRRANETLTGITGQPVRYFRPPGGDYTPGTLQAAESLGLVTVFWTDDPGDFTNPGDATLENRLRLGLRPGGIVLLHDNAPETLDVLRPFLQLARREGVELTTVGGLPK, encoded by the coding sequence ATGAGGCGCCGCCCCCTCGTCTGGCTGTCCGCGCTGCTGCTGTCCGTCCCCCCCCTGCCCACCGCGCGTGCCCAGGCGGCCCCGGCCCTTCCCGGGCAGGCCCAGCCCGTCGCGCCCGGCACCCGGCCCGCGCCGGGCGTCCCCACCCTCACGCTGACCCCGCCCGTGCCGGGGGTGGAGCGGGTGGAGGTCCTCGGCAACGGCTACATCGAGGTCGCCCACGCCCTGCTGACCCTCACGCCGGAGGAGCGGGCGGGGGCGCGGTCCCTGGCGGGCGAGGTCGTGCGCCGCGTGTTCGCCGCCCGTCCGGGGCTGGTGGAGGTGGATGTCAGCGTGTACGACAAGGCGACCTATGCGGGCTTCGGCGGCCCCCCGCCGCTGCTGACGGCCTCGGTGCCCCGGACGCGGCTGAACGACTTCGAGACCTGGGTCAGCGGGCAGGGAGACTACGAGCGGGCGTGGGTCGAGCCGGAGAGCCGCCCCACCTTCCGCGTGCCCGACCTCGTGCGCGAGGTGCTCCAGTTCTTCAGCCCGCGCCCGGAGGGGCAAAGCCAGGCCGCGCAGAGCCGGGCGGCGGTGGAGCTGACGAGCGCCCGCGTCCTCGGGGGGCTGCGCGGCGGGCTGCTGTTCAAGGGCAGGCGTGACGCCGGGCGGGTCGCCGCCCTCACCTTCGACGACGCGCCGCACCCGATGTACGAGCCGCTGCTCCTCGACCTGCTGCGGCGCACGGGAGATCGGGCCACCTTCTTCGTGATCGGGCGCAACGCGCGGGCCTACCCCTACTTCGTGCGCGACATGGTGGCGGGGGGGCACGAGGTCGGCAACCACACCTACGACCACGTCCGGCTCCCGCCCCTGAGCCTCGCCGCTGCCACCGACGAGATGCGGCGCGCCAATGAGACCCTCACCGGGATCACCGGCCAGCCCGTCCGCTACTTCCGCCCGCCGGGGGGCGACTACACGCCGGGGACCCTCCAGGCCGCCGAGAGCCTGGGCCTCGTCACCGTCTTCTGGACCGACGACCCCGGCGACTTCACCAACCCCGGCGACGCCACCCTCGAAAACCGCCTGAGGCTGGGGCTGCGCCCGGGCGGCATCGTCCTCCTCCACGACAACGCCCCCGAGACGCTGGACGTGCTGCGCCCCTTCCTGCAACTCGCCCGCCGCGAGGGCGTGGAGCTGACGACGGTGGGGGGATTGCCGAAGTAG
- a CDS encoding heparan-alpha-glucosaminide N-acetyltransferase domain-containing protein produces the protein MTGVPATASPAATVADAPVAARRTARLTALDAWRGLTVLLMLLVNNVALGGRTPAQLTHAPFGGLTLTDLVFPWFLFCAGAALPFSLAAMTRAGVTGWARVRRLLERAGLLYLVGAFVTSVTLGAFYLGLGVLQLIALATLGGALLGGLRGRWQALIAAGLLVGYGAFLAYTPHAGGTGVVSETANPVQAVNDTLLTPFGLRGLVSVIPTTALVLLGSLAARPLQARDPKAPLRLLTMGAVLAVLGYGWAFSGHLPFAKAIWTPPYILYSAGLATLGVLAFYLLADAGRVPQGPRLLAPLTIPGRNALAGYVFPILFKVWILQGLTVTWAGTPQPMGAALLGLARTHLGALAGGWTYTLGYVLAVWLALAWMARRGLIWKL, from the coding sequence ATGACCGGCGTTCCTGCGACCGCCTCCCCCGCCGCCACCGTCGCGGACGCCCCCGTCGCCGCCCGGCGCACGGCCCGGCTGACCGCGCTCGATGCCTGGCGGGGGCTCACCGTCCTCCTCATGCTGCTCGTTAACAACGTGGCGCTGGGGGGACGCACCCCGGCCCAGCTCACGCACGCCCCTTTCGGCGGGCTGACGCTGACCGACCTCGTGTTCCCGTGGTTTCTCTTCTGCGCGGGGGCGGCGCTGCCCTTCTCGCTCGCGGCGATGACCCGGGCCGGGGTGACGGGCTGGGCGCGGGTGAGGAGGTTGCTCGAACGCGCGGGGCTCCTCTACCTCGTGGGCGCCTTCGTCACCAGCGTGACGCTGGGGGCCTTTTACCTGGGGCTGGGCGTGCTGCAACTCATCGCGCTCGCCACCCTGGGCGGGGCGCTGCTGGGTGGGCTGCGCGGACGGTGGCAGGCGCTGATCGCCGCCGGGCTGCTTGTCGGGTACGGGGCCTTCCTGGCCTACACGCCGCACGCGGGGGGGACCGGCGTGGTCTCGGAGACGGCCAACCCGGTGCAGGCCGTGAACGACACGCTGCTCACGCCCTTCGGGCTGCGCGGGCTGGTGTCCGTCATTCCCACGACCGCGCTCGTGCTGCTGGGGAGCCTCGCCGCCCGGCCCCTGCAAGCCCGTGACCCGAAGGCGCCGCTGCGGCTGCTGACGATGGGCGCCGTGCTGGCCGTCCTGGGATACGGCTGGGCCTTCAGCGGGCACCTGCCCTTCGCCAAGGCGATCTGGACGCCGCCCTACATCCTCTACAGCGCGGGGCTCGCCACCCTCGGCGTCCTGGCCTTCTACCTCCTCGCCGACGCGGGGAGAGTCCCCCAGGGCCCCCGCCTGCTCGCGCCGCTGACCATCCCGGGCCGCAACGCCCTCGCCGGGTACGTCTTCCCCATCCTGTTCAAGGTGTGGATCTTGCAGGGCCTCACGGTGACCTGGGCGGGCACGCCGCAGCCGATGGGCGCCGCCCTCCTCGGCCTCGCGCGCACCCACCTCGGGGCGCTGGCGGGGGGCTGGACCTACACCCTCGGGTACGTGCTCGCCGTGTGGCTGGCCCTGGCGTGGATGGCGCGGCGGGGGCTGATCTGGAAGCTGTGA
- a CDS encoding M3 family metallopeptidase codes for MTTLQDSPVQSDNPLLNVGFRIPFDRIRPEHAEPAVDALLAATRERLETLAQAGERDYADFMVDLDTLTEQLDTVRVVVAHLDSVVSSPEWQAAKRAILPKVTEFYTGLSLHPGLWAALKGFAETEAARALDPVRARHLKLTIDDFRREGADLPEEQKARLLEVNTRLAQVTNDFSRNVLESTAAYELYVDGSRLAGVPERVREATRRDAEAHGREGHRLTLHQPVAEPILTYADDRELRREVWLAQNSVGTQEGRDNRPLVQGILKLRREQARLLGFRDFADYVLEDRMAGGGERALTFERDLETRVRPFFERENAELEAFYREQAGGEAPPLEAWDVGYWAEKQRQAKYDLDEEALRPYFELDRVLAGLFEIVSRVFGITVRESQAPGWHPEVRYYDIHDEGGTHVASFYTDWFPRDTKRSGAWMNGFVTGGPREHGVDPHLGLMCGNMTPPSGDTPALLSLREVETVFHEFGHLLHHALSRVPVRSLSGTRVAWDFVELPSQIMENWVTEREALDLFARHYQTGERLPGDLFARLIAARNYRAANATMRQLSFGTADLVLHVEFDPDSPGADPIRVAREVMGRFYPYRFPEDYARIAQFTHLFSSPVGYGAGYYSYKWAEVLDADAFSRFATEGIFNRETGRAYVDAILSRGNSADAAGLYREFMGRDPDAEALLRRSGLVEA; via the coding sequence ATGACCACCCTTCAGGATTCGCCCGTTCAGAGCGACAATCCGCTCCTGAACGTCGGCTTCCGCATTCCCTTCGACCGCATCCGGCCCGAACACGCCGAGCCCGCCGTGGACGCCCTGCTCGCGGCGACCCGGGAACGGCTGGAGACGCTCGCGCAGGCAGGCGAGCGCGACTACGCCGACTTCATGGTCGACCTCGACACCCTCACCGAGCAGCTCGACACGGTGCGGGTCGTCGTCGCTCACCTCGACAGCGTGGTGAGCAGCCCCGAGTGGCAGGCGGCCAAACGCGCGATCCTGCCCAAGGTTACCGAGTTCTACACCGGCCTGAGCCTCCACCCGGGGCTGTGGGCGGCGCTGAAGGGCTTCGCGGAGACGGAGGCGGCCCGCGCCCTCGACCCCGTGCGTGCCCGGCACCTCAAGCTCACCATCGACGACTTCCGGCGTGAGGGCGCCGATCTCCCCGAGGAGCAGAAGGCTCGACTGCTGGAGGTGAATACCCGGCTCGCGCAGGTCACGAACGACTTTTCCAGGAACGTCCTCGAATCGACCGCCGCTTATGAGCTGTACGTGGACGGGTCGCGGCTGGCGGGCGTGCCCGAACGGGTGAGGGAGGCCACCCGCCGCGACGCCGAGGCGCACGGCAGGGAGGGCCACCGCCTCACCCTGCACCAGCCCGTCGCCGAGCCGATCCTGACCTACGCCGACGACCGCGAACTGCGCCGCGAGGTGTGGCTCGCCCAGAACTCGGTGGGCACGCAGGAGGGCCGAGACAACCGCCCGCTCGTCCAGGGCATCCTGAAACTCCGGCGCGAGCAGGCCCGCCTCCTGGGCTTCCGCGACTTCGCCGACTACGTGCTCGAAGACCGCATGGCGGGCGGCGGCGAGCGGGCCCTGACCTTCGAGCGCGACCTCGAAACCCGCGTCCGCCCCTTCTTCGAGCGCGAGAACGCCGAGCTGGAGGCCTTCTACCGCGAGCAGGCGGGAGGGGAGGCGCCCCCCCTCGAAGCCTGGGACGTGGGCTACTGGGCCGAGAAGCAGCGGCAGGCGAAATACGACCTCGACGAGGAGGCGCTGCGCCCCTACTTCGAGCTCGACCGGGTGCTCGCGGGCCTGTTCGAGATCGTCAGCCGCGTCTTCGGGATCACGGTGCGCGAGAGCCAGGCCCCCGGCTGGCACCCCGAGGTGCGGTACTACGACATCCACGACGAGGGGGGAACGCACGTCGCCTCCTTCTATACCGACTGGTTCCCGCGGGATACCAAGCGCAGCGGCGCGTGGATGAACGGCTTCGTGACGGGCGGCCCGCGCGAGCACGGGGTGGACCCTCACCTCGGCCTGATGTGCGGGAACATGACGCCCCCCAGCGGCGACACGCCCGCCCTGCTCTCCCTGCGCGAGGTGGAGACGGTTTTCCACGAGTTCGGCCACCTGCTCCACCACGCCCTCTCCAGGGTCCCGGTCCGCAGCCTCAGCGGCACGCGCGTCGCCTGGGACTTCGTGGAGCTGCCCTCGCAGATCATGGAGAACTGGGTGACCGAGCGGGAGGCGCTCGACCTCTTTGCGCGGCACTATCAGACGGGGGAGCGGCTGCCGGGCGACCTCTTCGCCCGATTGATCGCCGCCCGCAACTACCGCGCCGCGAACGCCACCATGCGCCAGCTCTCCTTCGGGACGGCGGACCTCGTGCTGCACGTCGAGTTCGACCCGGACTCACCCGGCGCCGACCCCATCCGGGTGGCCCGCGAGGTGATGGGACGTTTCTACCCCTACCGCTTCCCGGAGGACTACGCCCGCATCGCCCAATTCACCCACCTGTTCTCCAGCCCGGTGGGGTACGGGGCCGGGTACTACTCCTACAAGTGGGCCGAGGTCCTCGACGCCGACGCCTTCTCCCGTTTCGCCACGGAGGGCATCTTCAACCGCGAGACGGGCCGCGCCTATGTGGACGCCATCCTCAGCCGGGGCAACAGCGCCGACGCCGCCGGGCTCTACCGCGAGTTCATGGGCCGCGACCCCGACGCGGAGGCCCTGTTGAGGCGCAGCGGGCTCGTGGAGGCGTAG
- the queA gene encoding tRNA preQ1(34) S-adenosylmethionine ribosyltransferase-isomerase QueA: MTRPENNDADAVLARLAFDLPQERIAQTGAEPRDASRLMVVGESIEHRVFRDLPDLLRPGDVLVFNESRVIPARVMARKPVLNGFGGGQVEVLLLREEKANVWSAYLKPAKRAGKELWLGEHRAEIVGVLEDGARLLRFDHDLGPHLDEIGRLPLPPYIHAGDSDERWRERYQTVYAREPGSVAAPTAGLHFTPELLARLDEMGVERHTLTLHVGAGTFRPITGSVADHVMHAERYAIGEGTARAINRARAEGRRVVAVGTTTVRALESSARSRTGGVDGTVNPGEGDTRIFITPGTPVRVPDLLITNLHLPGSTLLLLVAAFAGEARIKAAYDAALAGGYRFYSLGDAMLLEKGL, encoded by the coding sequence ATGACCCGGCCCGAGAACAACGACGCGGACGCCGTGCTCGCCCGCCTCGCCTTCGACCTGCCGCAGGAGCGCATCGCCCAGACCGGCGCCGAGCCCCGCGACGCCTCCCGCCTGATGGTGGTGGGGGAGAGCATCGAGCACCGCGTCTTCCGCGACCTGCCGGACCTCCTGCGCCCCGGCGACGTGCTCGTCTTCAACGAGAGCCGGGTGATTCCGGCCCGTGTCATGGCCCGCAAGCCTGTGCTGAACGGCTTCGGCGGCGGTCAGGTCGAGGTCCTGCTCCTGCGGGAAGAGAAGGCGAACGTCTGGTCGGCCTACCTCAAACCCGCCAAGAGGGCGGGGAAAGAATTGTGGCTCGGCGAGCACCGCGCCGAGATCGTCGGCGTGCTGGAGGACGGCGCACGCCTGCTGCGCTTCGACCACGACCTGGGGCCCCACCTGGACGAGATCGGACGGCTGCCGTTGCCTCCCTACATCCATGCGGGCGACAGTGACGAGCGGTGGCGCGAGCGATACCAGACGGTGTACGCCCGCGAACCCGGCAGCGTCGCCGCGCCGACGGCGGGATTGCACTTCACCCCGGAGCTGCTCGCCCGGCTGGACGAGATGGGCGTCGAGCGTCATACCCTCACCCTGCATGTCGGTGCGGGCACCTTCCGCCCCATCACGGGCAGCGTGGCCGACCACGTGATGCACGCCGAACGCTACGCCATCGGCGAGGGGACGGCGCGGGCGATCAACCGGGCCAGGGCGGAGGGCCGCCGCGTCGTCGCCGTCGGCACCACCACCGTCCGGGCCCTGGAGAGCAGCGCGCGAAGCCGAACGGGAGGGGTGGACGGCACGGTCAACCCCGGCGAGGGCGACACCCGCATCTTCATCACGCCCGGCACCCCTGTGCGTGTCCCGGACCTCCTCATCACCAACCTGCACCTGCCCGGCTCCACCCTGCTCCTCCTCGTGGCGGCCTTCGCGGGCGAGGCGCGCATCAAAGCCGCCTACGACGCCGCGCTCGCGGGGGGCTACAGGTTCTATTCGCTGGGGGACGCGATGTTGCTGGAAAAGGGCCTGTAG
- a CDS encoding NYN domain-containing protein, translating to MQYVVSRPRVGVFIDTQNLYHSARDLVERTVNFETILRAATRERELVHAIAYTVEREGEATARPFIYKLSALGYKVRRMNLTLHHVTQEGKAIYEGNWDMGIVADMVRLLDHLDVAVLGSGDGDFTDIVEVLQERGKRVEVIAFREHTAQKLIDAADRFTHLPDLEDALMPARQKVARPEE from the coding sequence ATGCAATACGTCGTTTCCCGCCCCCGTGTCGGCGTCTTTATCGACACCCAGAACCTCTACCACTCGGCCCGCGACCTCGTGGAGCGCACGGTCAACTTCGAGACGATCCTCAGAGCCGCCACCCGTGAGCGCGAACTCGTCCACGCCATCGCCTACACGGTCGAGCGCGAGGGCGAGGCGACCGCGCGGCCCTTCATCTACAAGCTCAGCGCGCTGGGGTACAAGGTGCGGCGCATGAACCTGACCCTGCACCACGTCACGCAGGAGGGCAAGGCGATCTACGAGGGCAACTGGGACATGGGCATCGTGGCCGACATGGTGCGCCTGCTCGACCACCTCGACGTGGCCGTGCTCGGCAGCGGCGACGGCGACTTCACCGACATCGTGGAGGTGCTTCAGGAGCGCGGCAAGCGGGTGGAGGTCATCGCCTTCCGCGAACACACCGCCCAGAAGCTGATCGACGCCGCCGACCGCTTCACCCACCTCCCCGACCTGGAAGACGCCCTGATGCCCGCCCGCCAGAAGGTCGCCCGCCCCGAGGAATGA